The Campylobacter concisus DNA window GTGCTAAAGCCATCTTTTTGAACAAAAACTGTTGTTTCTACCTCGTTCCATTTGCCGTTTTTGCCCTCTTTGATCACTTTAATATCAAAAGGTGCAGTTTTTGCAAATGCCACCGAGATAATCCTCGCGCCATCAGCAAAATAAACTACGTTGCTAACAGCTGGGTTTTGATAGCCTTTTACTTTAATTTGCGCTCTGTCACCGCTTGTTTGTAAAATTTCAACTGCGTTGGTTGGTAGCAGTCTGCCTATACTTTTTGTTGAGCTAGCATCACCGTAAACATCTTTTACAACATCTGTGTAGTTTACACTAGCACCAAATGCCGCACAAGCCACGATGGTTGATAGAATGATTTCTTTCATATTTCTCCCTTCAAAATGAAATTGTTCAAATTTTAGGAGCTTTTTAATTAATTACAAATTAAAATTAAAAATATAATTTAAGAATAATGCAGAAAATTTTATTTAAAAATGAGTAAAAACACGCCAGACACGATAAGACAAATGGCTAAAATTTCTTTTAAATTTAACCTCTCGCCAAGAAAAATAACAGCCAAAATAATAGTAAGCACAACGCTAAATTTATCAACCAGCGCCACTTGATAGACCTTGCCAACTTGCATCGCTTTAAAATACATAAGCCAAGAAAGTCCAGTTGCTATGCCACTTAGTATGAGAAAGAGCCAGTTTTTAGGGCTTAGTGAGCTTAAAGGCTGCCATTTTTTAGCCACGCTTAAAAGCAAAACAAGCATCAAAATGACGACGATCGTTCTTATAAATGTCGCAAAATCGCTGTCAATATCCTTTACGCCAAGCTTTGCAAAGATAGCTGTAAGTGCAGCAAAAACAGCTGAAAGAGCTGCGTAAATAAACCACTCTGGCATTTTTATCCTTATAAATTTAAAGGGGCAAATTTGCTTCGCCCCAAGCTAAATTTATCCCTCGTAATCGCCAAGCATATCAACTGTTGGCACAAAGTATAGAGCACCAGTTACTGGCGTACTAAAGTCAAGCAGCCTATCTGAGTTGCCCTTTGGCTCACCGATAAACATCTTTTTAAGCATAAGCTCAACCGTTGAAAATGTGCTAGCATAAGCGATGAAGTAAGTGCCAGTTTTACTACCTTCAGTAAATGGCATATTGCCACGCACGACCTTTTTATCATCTCCTACGTTTGCAGCAGCTGAGTGTGAATTTGTAGGTTTTACATCTTCGCTCATCTCGATGTCAAGCTCTTTTGAGCGGCCTATTACCTTTTCTTGCTCACTTACGCTTGTAGCGTTCCACTCTTTCATATTGTGGAAATATTTTTGTACAAAAACGTAGCTGCCGCCTTTAAATTTAGCGTCCTCGTTGCCAACTTTAGCAAAGAAATCTCTATCTTCGCCCTCAGGGTTTTCAGTGCCATCAACAAAGCCTATTATCGCCCTGCCGTCATGATACTTAAAGCCTTGCGTCTCATCTGTAAGCTCTGCAAATTTAAAAAGCACGGCCTTTATCGCTTGAGCCA harbors:
- a CDS encoding EamA family transporter, with product MKMPEWFIYAALSAVFAALTAIFAKLGVKDIDSDFATFIRTIVVILMLVLLLSVAKKWQPLSSLSPKNWLFLILSGIATGLSWLMYFKAMQVGKVYQVALVDKFSVVLTIILAVIFLGERLNLKEILAICLIVSGVFLLIFK
- a CDS encoding Dyp-type peroxidase; the protein is MSVNSQEVTQTPGNNTVFQTWVLTADKKACKEGFAELCALVVNLNKTAKIRFGANENVNCVLGVGHDAWKKLEISKDLPKELVNFKAIKGDKHEAVSTKGDIHIHIRALNAPDCFDMAQAIKAVLFKFAELTDETQGFKYHDGRAIIGFVDGTENPEGEDRDFFAKVGNEDAKFKGGSYVFVQKYFHNMKEWNATSVSEQEKVIGRSKELDIEMSEDVKPTNSHSAAANVGDDKKVVRGNMPFTEGSKTGTYFIAYASTFSTVELMLKKMFIGEPKGNSDRLLDFSTPVTGALYFVPTVDMLGDYEG
- a CDS encoding cytochrome C; translation: MKEIILSTIVACAAFGASVNYTDVVKDVYGDASSTKSIGRLLPTNAVEILQTSGDRAQIKVKGYQNPAVSNVVYFADGARIISVAFAKTAPFDIKVIKEGKNGKWNEVETTVFVQKDGFSTDVNAMFAKADKMYKESCGVCHALPQTTHFNANQWPSLLKSMIGRTAIEKKDEWLVVEYLQKHSSDVNLGK